A genomic segment from Acidimicrobiia bacterium encodes:
- the msrA gene encoding peptide-methionine (S)-S-oxide reductase: MADFAAGCFWHVEEAFRSLEGVIDTEVGYEGGHKENPTYEEVCSHTTGHAETVRVYYDPSRISYEDLLEVFWRIHDPTQLNRQGPDVGDNYRSAIFYHDEAQRQAAERSKKKLEEEGRYDKPIVTQIAQASQFWRAEDYHQKYFAKRGIKETYCGPE, from the coding sequence ATAGCCGATTTTGCTGCAGGCTGCTTTTGGCACGTCGAAGAGGCCTTTCGCTCTTTAGAGGGAGTCATTGACACCGAGGTGGGCTATGAGGGGGGCCACAAAGAGAACCCCACTTACGAAGAGGTGTGCTCCCACACTACTGGCCACGCAGAGACAGTAAGGGTTTACTATGACCCCTCCAGAATCTCCTACGAGGATCTCCTGGAGGTGTTTTGGAGAATTCACGATCCCACTCAGCTAAACCGGCAAGGGCCCGACGTGGGCGATAACTACCGGTCGGCCATCTTTTACCATGACGAAGCCCAGCGGCAAGCTGCGGAGCGCTCCAAGAAGAAACTCGAAGAAGAGGGCCGCTACGACAAGCCAATCGTGACCCAGATAGCGCAAGCGAGCCAATTTTGGCGAGCGGAAGACTACCATCAAAAGTACTTCGCTAAGCGGGGAATCAAAGAAACTTACTGCGGACCCGAATGA